A section of the Clostridium sp. TW13 genome encodes:
- a CDS encoding flavodoxin family protein gives MKVVVITGSAHKKGTSAFLADKFIEGAIEAGHEVFRFDAAFEEVKPCLACEYCSTHHSNCVHKDSMGKLYTELADADMVVFSTPLYYYTMSAQIKAVMDRLHAKNAEFAGNKKAIIMASSYGDADWTMDGLDKTFDLILGYLNWEKVATLYATGCPVREVMEQKDFPQRAYELGRNVM, from the coding sequence ATGAAAGTAGTAGTAATAACAGGTAGTGCACATAAAAAAGGAACATCTGCATTTCTTGCAGATAAATTTATAGAAGGAGCTATAGAAGCAGGACATGAGGTCTTTCGATTTGATGCTGCGTTTGAGGAAGTAAAACCATGCTTAGCATGTGAATATTGTTCTACACATCATTCGAACTGTGTGCATAAAGATTCAATGGGAAAATTGTATACAGAATTAGCAGACGCGGATATGGTGGTATTTTCAACGCCATTATATTATTATACAATGTCAGCCCAAATTAAAGCAGTTATGGATCGTCTACATGCAAAAAATGCTGAATTTGCTGGAAATAAAAAAGCAATCATTATGGCAAGTTCTTATGGAGACGCAGATTGGACTATGGATGGTTTAGATAAGACATTTGATCTAATACTAGGTTATCTAAATTGGGAAAAGGTAGCGACATTATATGCTACAGGATGCCCAGTAAGGGAAGTAATGGAGCAAAAAGATTTCCCACAAAGAGCTTATGAATTGGGAAGAAATGTTATGTAA
- a CDS encoding PadR family transcriptional regulator produces the protein MSSINLIILGYLKNKEKSAYEMVKEFEIWNLTKWLKISTPSIYKNIIKLCDNGYLNSRTVKEGEMPEKTLYSLNEKGNLYFNELMEESSKNIGNIYLEFNAFLVNIENLPEEKRREYLKNFKDKAEERRAYVEPIYNYAKQHNEKNGSEFLILDLYNEFYKILEKWSEKVFDYYN, from the coding sequence TTGTCTTCAATAAATTTGATAATACTCGGCTATCTGAAAAACAAAGAGAAAAGTGCCTATGAGATGGTTAAAGAATTTGAAATATGGAATCTTACTAAGTGGCTAAAAATCAGTACTCCGTCAATCTATAAAAATATAATTAAATTATGTGATAATGGATATTTAAATTCAAGAACTGTTAAAGAAGGTGAAATGCCTGAAAAAACACTATATTCACTGAACGAAAAAGGAAATTTATATTTCAATGAACTAATGGAGGAAAGTTCAAAAAATATAGGAAATATTTATTTGGAGTTTAATGCATTTTTGGTTAACATAGAGAATTTACCAGAAGAAAAAAGAAGAGAATACCTTAAAAACTTCAAAGACAAGGCAGAAGAACGTAGAGCGTATGTAGAGCCAATTTATAATTACGCAAAACAGCACAATGAAAAAAATGGTTCTGAATTTCTAATACTAGATTTATATAACGAGTTTTATAAGATTTTAGAAAAATGGTCTGAAAAAGTTTTTGATTATTATAATTAA
- a CDS encoding MFS transporter — MNKKHQLISFVAIILGFFMALLDTTVVNITLPKMAEYFNTTMDQISWVVNAYNLATAVIIITASRLGDQFGRKKLFVAGVFLFTISSLLCGISNSLQLLILFRTIQGLAAAFVVTIAAPLSVEIFPPEKSRAIMALWGAFSGLAAASGPSIGGIVTQFFNWRYIFFINIPIGCICILLTIKFIKESYDSTASKSIDFGGIATISIAMFFLTFALMKANEKGWTSNFTLSFFGVSVIALILFVIIELKVKEPMVPLSLFKSAAFTNGSIALFLIGLGMMSGTYLLSFFLIQVRGLNQLSAGLIISTMSLTSMIFSLLAPILTRKLGSRFTTALGVLLLCISCYLNSSLTQNSSNIDIILRLIVAGSGTGLSMATLIGSIMANVPVNKIGIASGINNMTRTLGTVLGVALFLTIFTSNITIQISDAKNSVVQTIQSDTVFNNETKLQMISSIKAGSNKKVNLSEIINVIDKKEATVLASSPATAKNKIKENFEAQKKETKKIMPSIQDTFLTYTVKAFSFTFKISSAILLPGIVFALFSDKRRTSQIKKQVA, encoded by the coding sequence ATGAACAAAAAACATCAACTCATTTCATTTGTAGCTATTATTTTAGGATTTTTTATGGCATTGTTAGATACAACTGTAGTAAATATTACTTTGCCTAAAATGGCTGAATACTTTAATACTACTATGGATCAGATTTCTTGGGTAGTAAATGCCTATAATCTAGCTACTGCAGTTATTATAATAACTGCTTCAAGACTTGGAGATCAATTTGGTAGAAAAAAACTATTTGTTGCAGGGGTATTTTTATTTACTATATCTTCACTGCTATGTGGTATTTCAAATTCCCTTCAATTGCTTATATTATTTAGGACAATTCAAGGGCTAGCTGCAGCTTTTGTTGTGACTATTGCAGCGCCTCTTTCTGTTGAAATATTTCCACCAGAAAAGAGCAGAGCTATTATGGCACTTTGGGGAGCTTTTTCTGGTCTTGCTGCTGCAAGTGGACCATCAATTGGTGGTATAGTGACTCAATTTTTTAATTGGAGATACATTTTCTTTATTAATATACCTATAGGTTGCATTTGTATACTATTAACTATAAAATTCATAAAAGAATCTTATGACTCAACTGCAAGTAAAAGTATAGACTTTGGTGGAATTGCCACAATCTCAATTGCTATGTTTTTCTTAACTTTCGCATTAATGAAGGCTAATGAAAAAGGCTGGACTTCAAACTTCACTCTTTCTTTCTTTGGGGTTTCTGTTATAGCTCTTATACTATTTGTTATCATTGAACTAAAAGTTAAGGAACCCATGGTCCCACTCAGCTTATTTAAATCTGCCGCATTTACAAATGGCTCCATTGCTCTATTCCTAATCGGACTTGGTATGATGTCTGGTACCTATTTGCTATCTTTTTTCCTAATTCAGGTTAGAGGATTAAATCAACTATCAGCAGGGCTTATTATTTCAACGATGTCCTTAACTTCAATGATTTTTTCATTATTAGCTCCTATTTTAACAAGAAAATTAGGTAGCAGATTTACCACTGCATTGGGTGTTCTTTTACTTTGTATCTCTTGCTACTTAAATAGTTCTCTTACTCAAAATTCCTCAAATATAGATATTATTTTAAGATTAATTGTTGCTGGTTCTGGTACAGGCTTAAGTATGGCAACACTAATAGGTTCTATAATGGCTAATGTTCCTGTAAATAAAATAGGAATAGCTTCTGGAATAAATAACATGACAAGAACACTTGGAACTGTACTTGGAGTTGCTTTATTTTTAACTATATTTACATCAAATATAACTATCCAGATATCTGATGCTAAAAACTCTGTTGTACAGACAATACAGAGTGACACTGTATTTAATAATGAAACCAAGCTACAGATGATTTCTTCTATCAAAGCAGGTAGTAATAAAAAGGTTAATCTTTCAGAAATAATAAATGTAATTGATAAAAAAGAAGCTACTGTACTAGCCTCTTCCCCAGCCACAGCTAAAAATAAAATTAAAGAAAATTTTGAAGCTCAGAAGAAAGAGACAAAAAAAATAATGCCTAGTATCCAGGATACCTTTTTGACCTATACTGTTAAAGCTTTTAGTTTCACCTTTAAAATAAGTTCTGCAATTCTCTTACCAGGCATAGTCTTTGCACTATTCAGTGATAAGAGAAGAACTTCTCAAATAAAAAAACAAGTAGCTTAA
- a CDS encoding aldo/keto reductase: MEYVKFGKTDLNVSKLCLGTMGFGASNVGQHTWTLDEEKSKEIIKHALKLGINFIDTAIGYSGGTSEQYVGRAIKEYAKREDIILATKFFPRTKDEIANHISGKEHINKLLDMSLKNLATDYIDLYIYHMWDYNTPIEEVMETLNEAVKMGKVRHIGISNCYAWQIAKANSIAKMNGCAEFASIQGHYNLLFREEEREMIPYCKEENIAITPYSPLASGRLVKPPTETSKRLEEDSYAKGKYDATAEQDAIIIKRVAELAEKKGMTRIQIALGWLLSKVTAPVIGATKISHIDDAVSAVSVKLTPEELAYLEEAYVPHKLVGVMAENH; this comes from the coding sequence ATGGAGTATGTTAAATTTGGTAAAACAGATTTGAATGTTTCAAAATTATGCTTAGGGACAATGGGATTTGGAGCTTCCAATGTTGGGCAGCATACATGGACATTGGATGAGGAGAAGTCAAAAGAAATCATAAAACATGCATTAAAGCTAGGAATTAATTTCATTGATACTGCAATAGGATACTCAGGTGGAACTAGTGAGCAGTATGTTGGTAGAGCAATTAAGGAATATGCAAAACGTGAGGATATTATTCTTGCAACGAAATTTTTCCCTAGAACAAAAGATGAAATTGCTAATCATATAAGTGGAAAAGAACATATCAATAAACTGTTAGATATGAGTTTAAAAAACCTTGCTACAGACTACATTGACCTATACATCTATCATATGTGGGACTATAATACACCAATTGAAGAAGTAATGGAAACACTTAACGAAGCAGTGAAAATGGGAAAAGTCAGACATATAGGGATATCTAACTGCTATGCATGGCAAATAGCAAAAGCAAATTCCATTGCCAAAATGAATGGGTGTGCAGAATTTGCATCTATACAAGGACACTATAATCTACTATTCCGTGAAGAAGAAAGAGAAATGATTCCGTACTGCAAAGAAGAAAATATTGCAATTACACCATACAGTCCACTTGCATCAGGGCGCCTTGTAAAACCACCTACAGAGACGTCTAAGAGATTGGAAGAGGATTCTTATGCAAAAGGGAAATATGATGCTACAGCTGAACAGGATGCAATCATTATTAAAAGAGTTGCTGAACTAGCAGAAAAGAAAGGTATGACTCGTATTCAGATTGCTTTGGGATGGCTATTATCCAAGGTAACAGCTCCAGTAATTGGTGCAACCAAGATTTCTCATATTGATGATGCTGTATCAGCTGTTTCTGTAAAATTAACACCAGAAGAACTTGCTTATTTGGAAGAAGCATATGTACCACATAAGTTAGTTGGAGTTATGGCAGAGAATCATTGA
- the dmpI gene encoding 4-oxalocrotonate tautomerase DmpI yields the protein MPVITVEAGKLNKEQKSKLVKELTRTASKAMNVPEQAFIVLVKENDIDNIGFGGQLMSERNA from the coding sequence ATGCCAGTAATAACAGTAGAAGCAGGTAAGTTAAATAAAGAGCAAAAAAGTAAGTTAGTGAAGGAATTGACACGTACAGCATCAAAGGCAATGAATGTACCAGAACAAGCATTTATCGTTTTAGTGAAGGAAAATGATATAGATAACATCGGATTTGGTGGACAATTAATGTCAGAAAGAAATGCATAG
- a CDS encoding MerR family transcriptional regulator, with translation MTIKEASEITGISIDNLRYYERIGLIPEVPRTASGIRDYDEMSLHWIDFAMRFKRGGMPLEAIREYIQLAINGEETKPARKEILLEAKEDLEKKMAEIQESLDVINYKLDIYDKKCEPITIEMVNKWKEKQREIENKK, from the coding sequence ATGACCATCAAAGAAGCATCTGAAATTACAGGAATTAGCATAGATAATCTCCGTTACTATGAAAGAATTGGACTAATTCCTGAGGTACCACGAACAGCTTCTGGAATTAGAGATTATGATGAGATGTCATTGCATTGGATTGATTTTGCAATGCGTTTTAAAAGAGGTGGCATGCCACTAGAGGCAATTCGTGAATATATTCAACTGGCTATAAATGGAGAAGAAACAAAACCGGCTAGGAAAGAAATATTGCTTGAAGCCAAAGAAGATCTGGAGAAAAAGATGGCAGAGATTCAGGAGAGCTTAGATGTTATAAATTATAAGTTGGATATCTATGATAAAAAATGTGAGCCAATCACTATTGAAATGGTGAATAAATGGAAAGAAAAGCAGAGAGAAATAGAAAATAAAAAATAA